In Parageobacillus sp. KH3-4, the genomic window AGCTGCAATCTTGATATCGTTTGTAATGATAGTCAAGTCTTCCCTGCCTTTTAAAAGCTTCGCAACTTCCATCGTCGTAGTGCCCGAATCTAAAATAATATTTGCACTCTCTGGAATGAATTCAAGGGCTTTACGAGCAATTGCTTTCTTTTGCCTAATATTTTTCCCCTTCTTTGCTAAATATGGAGTTTCCTGAACTAAAGCTTTTGGATAAATGGCGCCTCCATGGGTTCTTACAATCTTCCCCTCTTCCTCCAACTTGGCTAAATCCCTTCGAATTGTCATAGTGGAAACATTTAATTGTTTTGCTAATTTCTCAATGTCAACTTTTCCTTGATTAATAATTTCCAATTCAATCCAACGGCGACGTTCATTTGGCAACATCATAACCTATCCTTTTATAATTTTTTGTTCATTTTTAACATCATTTGTATATAATTATGTTAATTTTGTTCAGTTTTGTCAATATTAAATTTTATATAAATTAAAATAATTTTACTATTCAGACTTACGCTAATGAATTTGAACGAAATCAACACAAAAATAGCGTTTTCTTTCTTAGAATCACCTTGTTCATACGGAAGAGGAAAATAAGCAAATACGATTTCCCTCCATGAACTGTTAAAGGATATCCCATACACATTTTTTCTGTTTTTTTAATCGCGAAGATTACGTTGGGAATCAGACAAAACACATGGTCATCCTCTTCTTCTGCATGTACCCGAGATGTGCTGTTTCACCTTCTCCATCCGTAATCCTGTTTGGGATGACTGGTGCTGGCAACATGGAGCCACTGTCCTTTCTCTTGAATTCAAAATCCAGTTTCATCCATATGAATAACTTTCGCCAATAGCAATTTGTCATAAATGACAGACTTCGCTTCCGCTTTTCTGCCGGTTGTTTTTCACCAAAGTCCTTCACTGATATGATATGCGATGTCCAAACAAATCATCCCCTAGAAGTAGCACATTGGTATGGGATGGAGGGTGTTTTCCCGTTGTAGGAGACATCCTCATCCCCTGTGTAGCTAGAATTTTGGCAACGCATCTACTGCATCGGTGAGATCACTGTGGCTGCTTTTTAAATAGCGTGATGTCGTGGCAATATTGCTATGACCGGCGAATTTCCGCACTTTCTCCATATCGTTGTTCGTCGCTTTTAACATTCACTTACAAAATGTATGCCCGAACACGTCAGAAGGGCGTTTTTTTATTTTCTAAATTTGTTAAGGATGGATGTTGACGTCCTTCTTTCAAATAACGAGCAGAAATGTTCAATATGAAATACAGACTAGACAATCATGCCCAGTTATTTATTATTTTTAATTCCTTTTATCCATTCTCGAAAAACATAAAGGCTATTATAATGATAATCATTATCAAAAAAGAGGTTTTTTATGGTAATTAAATTCTTACGGGAAATGTTTTTGCTTCTTATGTACTCTTAGTATTGCGATTGTATCTTGGCGGTCATGGCTGCAAGCTAGCTGGGGAAAATTGTTGGCGGCAATTTGATGCTACTGGATTTCTAAAAGGAGATTAGAAAAAGTATCTGGTGACCATCCGGCAGTTCAGCCTTGGTGGGCAGACTTTATTAGTGCTTTTGTATTACCTAATGTCGAGCTTTTTAATATACTTGTTCCTTGGGGAGAATTTTTCGTTGGTCTTGGACTTATTTTAGGTATTTTTACCACTTTTTCAGTTTTGATGGGGCTGGTTATAAATTTTTCCTATATGTTTTCAGGAACGACTAGCACAAACCTACAAATGGTTTTAATCGGAATGTTTATCATTGTTGCAGGCTTTCATGCTAGGAAAACTGGTTTAGACCGTTGGGTAATTCCATTTATAAAAAAAGAGGAACAAGGAAACTTCCCCCAAAGCGCTTAATATAGAATAGACAAAGACATCTATTAACAAAAGCACAAAATGAATAGGGGGTTCAGCTTGCCGACTTTGTCACAAGCTGAGAAGAATCAATGAGATCCTTTTGAGGAATTTTAAACCGGAGATTTTTTGAAAAAATAATCGTCCTTTACAATCCCAGCATCCATCAAAAATTCTTTAGAAACTAATGGAATCATTACTCCATTTAGAGCTGGCTGCAACTACATATTCTAGATTCATGGCTATTGTCATTCATTGGCTTATTTTAAGTCGAACTTCCCTGCAAACGACAACGTTGCCAAACTTGTCACTTAACGTTTACGGCAAGAGATGCAATGAAGAACAGTAAGCCCGTCTAATTTAAGAAAGTCGAAACATTCCTATTAACAAGTTCATGCCTTTGACACTACTACCGCCTATCCATGCTGAAAAAGTTGATAAAATCAAAACTGATACAAGTAAACCTAACCATGCAGCAATCATTTACGAAGCAATCGATTCATGCGTCCTTAGAATTCTTTTAAATGACCCCAGAACTGAAAGGAAACGTTTTTACTCCGAAGATCTTACTCGAGAAGAAGGGGGAGGGCCATCCCCCGACCTCTCATGCCACTTGGCATGCTAATCCGTACTAGTTGGTTCTCCAAATTTCATTGCGATTAACAAAATACAAATCTGACCTTAGTGCAAGTGCTTGGACCGTTGGAACACCTTGGACTTGCAAAGTTATTGAAAGCGCTATCATTATATTGCAAATTTAGAAGGACAGATCTGTTGCCTAAACTTATTGATTTAGCTGCTTACTTAAAATTTCCTTTTGTTTCTGGAATGATGAAGCTTCCCAACAAATATAAGAGGAAAAGAGCAATGAAGAAATACGCCAAGGACGATGGAATATCCGACGTTTGACTGCTGACCATTGTTACGAAAGTTGGCATCATCCCACCTATGGCAAAACCCATATTCCAGGACAGTCCAGTACCTGTCGAACGAATAGACGTTGGAAAACGTTCATTTAAAAAGATCAGTACGGGAGCATATGAGCCATTCCCTAAAAACGCTAACCCCATTGCATAGAGCGTAATCAGCGTCAGATCGTGGGCGCCTGCTAGTTCTGCATACAAGTACGGAAGAGCAAACAGATTTACGATACCTAATAAAATGAACGTTTTCTTTCTGCCAATAATGGTGCTCAAATGACCGAGAACGACCGCAGCAATCATGGCAGAAATACTGCTTACCATAAGAATCATAGAGGATACTGTCTGCGGAATATTATTAATTACTTTCAAAAAGGTAGGCAGATATCCGCAAGTTAGATAATATGCTGATCCACCGCCGATCACAATCATTAAATTAATCAATAAAACCGACAAGTATTTAGTGAATACCATTTTTACCGGAGACTGCTGATGTTCCGGTTTCGTTTCTTGCTCCTTCTTGTGCTGCATCCATAACGGAGACTCCTCAAGCTTTTTGAATACGAACAGTCCGAGAACAGAGCTCAATATGCCGGTAAAGAACATGAACCGCCAGCCCCACTCGCTGAATTCCGGTCCGGAAAAAATGTTGGATAAGACGAAATAGACAATAGAAGCCAGCAATGCGCCAAGAGCAGCACCGCCCCCACCGACAAGGCCGGACATCAAGCCACGCCATTTCTCCGGAACGGATTCTGTACCAATCGTATGAGAAGAGGCAACGACTCCTCCGACAAATACGCCTTGGATTAAGCGAAGAACAATAAATATGATCGCTGCAACAGCACCGATTTGAGCTACCGTTGGCAGCGCTCCAAACAGGGCAGTAGAAATCCCTACACCTGACACAGCAACAACCATTGCCCGTTTCCTTCCGTTGCGATCAGCATAGGCACCAAAAAGCGCTGAGCCGAGCGGACGCATAAACAGTGTAACGGCAAAAGAAGCATACACAGCGGCCAATGAGAGTGTCGGCTTATCTGTCGGAAAAAACAGCTTTCCTAATTCAGGTGCAACATAGAGCAGAATAAAGAGATCATACAAATCCAACGACCATCCCAACAGGGACGCCATAACGGCTATTATCATTTGCTTTCTACTAATCGATGTGGCCAATGAAGAAGCTTGCTGAACAGTTGTCTCCATATTTGCACTCATACTGCCCCACCTTTCTTGTGTATATTTTTAAAATTTTCAGTTAATTTTAATTTCAACTTCAGGAAGCGGAGTAATTTCCGCCCCCTGAAATTTTTGGCTTATTTACCTTTAAAGTTCGGTTTTCTTTTTTCCACGAATGCCGCTACACCTTCCTTGAAATCCTCCGTTGTACGGAGCAAACCATATGCTTTTCCTTCGATTTCAAGACCTGCGCTAAGCGGTGTTTCATAAGCGGCATTCAGCACTTGTTTACATACTTTTAGCGCAAGTGGTGAAAATTTCATCAGTTCATCTGCAAGCGCATTAACTTCATTTTCAAGCTCTGCTTTTGGAACTACTTTTGTGATAAGCCCCCATTGATATGCTTCATCCGCTGGTATTCTTCTTGCCCTCATAATCATATCTTTCGCGCGGGTTAATCCAGCTATTTTGGCTACCCTCTGTGTTCCGCCACTTCCAGGAATCATACCAAGATTCATCTCTGGCAGCGCTAAGAGTGTATCATCAGCAGCGATACGGAAATCACAAGCCATCGCAATTTCAAGACCAACTCCAAATGTATAACCTTGTAATTGGGCAATTACCGGCTTTGGTGAACGCTCTGGCGCTGCAACATTTACAGCAAGATGTGAAAGTTCTTCCGGATGTACTTCCATAAATTCTGGAATATTTCCTCCCGCGCTAAATGCCTGAGTACCTTCTCCTTTAATGATGATGACACGAACATCATCGTCTTTGTTTAACTCATCAAAAATTTGCGAAAATTGCGATCGTGCAAGCATGCTGATATAGTTCATTTTTTCTGGACGGTCGAACACAATAGTAGCCGTCTTTTTCTCCCGATTTTTTTCCACGCGAATGTGATCGTATTGTTTTACTGCTTCCATCATTGGCTCTCCTTTCTTAATTTAATAAACTATTTTTTCGTTTTCATTTATATAAAGTTCAAATTCTCCATTTCTTATATTGCGACGGAGAATTTTCCCAACAGGGCTTTTTGGTATTTCTTTAATAAATACATATTTTCTCGGGCGCTTAAAATTGGAAAGCGTTGTATTGTTTTTGCAATAATGATCTAGTTCTTGGCATGTGAGCGATGGATCTTTCGGTACAACATAAGCGGCTACAATTTGCCCCCAGCGCTCATCTTCTTCACCGATGACAGCCACTTCCTGTACTTTCGGATGTTTTGCCAAAACATCTTCCACTTCAATCGGATGAATATTTTCTCCGCCGGAAATGATCATATCATCTACACGTCCAACAACATATAAATCTCCATCCTCATCTAACATGCCGAGGTCACCTGTGAAATACCAACCATCTCTAATCGCTTTTTTGGTAGCATCTGGCCGATTCCAATAACCTTTGAAGCTTTCAGGAGATTCAACATTGACAATGATTTCACCGATTTCCCCTTTTTCAACAATATCTTCCGGTGTTGATTGACCATTAGGGTCGGCTTTAACGAGGCGGATATTTTGATGCAATCCCGGTTTGCCTGCACATCCTGGTTTTTCCGCAACATTCGGATTGATCGTAAACGTGTAAATTTCTGTGCTCCCATAATGGTTAATAAAAACTTCCGGTTTCAGCATTTGCACGCACTTCTCCGCTAAAGCGGTTGTCATTGGTGCACCGGCATAGCCGATTTTCTTCAACTTGGACAAATCATAATTATGAAATTCTTCATGATTTAAAATGTCATGATATAATGTAGGCACTAAATAAAGCGAGGTGATTTCTTCGCGTTCCAATAATTCAAGCGCTTCTTTAGCATCAAAATCGGGCAAAATAACGTATTTACCGTTTAAAAACATGATCGATAAAAGGGAGCGCATCCCCATTGTATGATAGAGTGGCATCGTGCCCAATGTACTTTCTCCATCTTGATATCGGTTTTGAATAATATGGGCAAGCGCGGAACTGTATTCGTTTTTATGGGTTCGCGGAACCCCCTTTGGTTTTCCGGTTGTTCCAGATGTATAAAGCATGATAGCCACATCATCGTCATGGATCACTGGTTTTTCAAAACTTTCAGGGCTCCTGTCGACGAGCTCATTATAATAAATGTCAGCCCCTTCCACTTCTCCAACACCAATCAGGATCGGCTTTTGCTGAAAGTTCGCTTTCAAAACGGATTCCTGGCTGGCACTTTCGTATACAACAGCGGTCGCTTCTGCATCGTTTACACAGTATTCGACTTCTTTCACAGCCAACCGGAAATTGATCGGCGTGTACACGGCTCCAATTTTTTGGAGTGCCCAGTAAATGACCGTATTTTCAAGGCGATTTTTTAACAGAATCATTACGCGGTCATGTTGCTTAATGCCGATTCTTTGAAGCGATGCTGCTACTTTCGTTACTTCCTTATGAAACTGTCTGTACGTATACCTTCTGTCGCCTTCTACAACAGCGGCCCGGTTTGGAAAACGTTCGACAGCGAAATCAAACATCGTGACAAGATTCATTCCATCATCTCCTTTCCGCTTCGTAATGGTGATTGCTTTCATCAATTGTTTTTTGAATAGCCTTTATAATCCCTTCATAGCCTGTGCAACGGCATAAATGACCGGATAGCATTTCTTTTATTTCCTGAAGGGTTGGATGCGGATGTTTTTGCAAATAGTCGGCTGCTGACATTAGGATACCCGGTGTACAAAAACCGCACTGAAGGCCGTGACATTCAATGAAATTTCTTTGCAGCGGCGTCAGTTCACCATCTTTTGTCAAGCCTTCTACCGTTGTTATTTCCTGTCCGTCTACCTGTACCGCAAAGATAAGACAGCTCCTGACAGCCGAACCGTTTAAGTGGATCGTGCAAGCACCGCACACACCATGCTCACAGCCTACATGTGTGCCAGTGAGACCGCACTTTTCTCGCAAAAAATCGCTGAGCAACATTCTGGATTCGACTTGTTCTTGATATTTTTTTCCGTTTATTGTAACTTCAATTTCATGAACGCTCATTATTTTCACTCCTTGCTCGTTCGTAGGCTGTTTTTACTGTACGCACTGCCAATTTTTTCGCAAGGTGCCTTCTGTAGTCAGCGGTTGCGTGCAGATCTGATTCAGGATTTACAGCTTCATCAACGATATCGGCAATTTTATTTAGAAGCGGGGCAGACAAATACTCCCCTTCCATCAACTCGCTTGCCTCTGTAATCAATAATGGTACTGCATCAACGCCTCCCAAAACCAATCTAACTTTTGAAATGCGGTCCTGACTATCGACGGATAATTGACAGGCAGCGGCCACGAGAGCAAAATCACCGTGGCGTCGTGAAATTTCGTGAAATGAATATCCCGCTCTTCCTTCTGGCACTGGAATGTGAATTTCCACTAGCAGCTCATTCGGCATAATATCGGTTGTTAAATAAGTGACAAAAAAATCCTCCACGTTTACTTCCCGCACTTCCTCTTTAGAAGCAATATGAAGTGTTCCACCAAGCGCCATTAATGATAGAGGAATTTCGGCTGATGGATCAGCATGAACAAGACTTCCGCCAAATGTTCCACGATTTCTCGTCTGAACGTGACCGATATACGGAACAGCTTCACTTAGAAGCCCTAGATGTTGACGTACTGCATCTGACATTTCAATTTCAGTTTGTCTCGTCAACGCGCCGATTTTCATTTTGCTACCATCAAACTCAATAAATTGCAAATCCTTTAAATGGTTAATATCAATTAAGTATTCAGGTGTCGACAGTCTCATATTCATAATTGGCACGAGGCTTTGACCTCCGGCAATTATTTTGCCATCAAATCCTATTTCTTCTAAAAGCGAAAGTGCTTCATCTACTGTTTTTGGGCAATAATAGTCAAATTTTGCCGGTTTCACGAACCTCCCTCCTTTCTGTCCCCATCTACTTAGGCGGATTGTTCACTTTTAGCCAGTTCTTTATTAAATTTTTTAAAGAAATCCTGAATGATCAACTTAGCAACACCGTTTAACATTCTTTGGCCGACCATCGCCACTTTACCGCCAACTTCTGCATCATACGTATACTGCAACTCCGTAGTATTTTCATCAATCGGAATGAGGTCCACCACCCCAGTCGCTTCGACACTGCCGGGGCCTCCTTCCCCTTTTACAATAAGCTTGTAATGGTTCGGCTTTTGAATATCAGCAATCTCAATGGTCGATTCATATTTTCCTTTAACAGCTGCAATTCCGATAGACAACACCGCTTCATATTTGTTCTCTCCAACCGTCTCCAGCTTCGTACACCCCATAATACAGTTTTTTAATGCTTGTGGATTAAGTAACACATCCCACGCTTTTTCGATTCCTGCATTCAATGCTACTTTTCCGCTTCCGTTCATGCTAACTCCTCCTGTTTTATGGAATGATGAATAAGATTCCATATTTTATTAGGTGTTATAGGCAGTGAATCAATGGTCACGCCGTAAGGTTTCAAAGCATCGTTGACTGCGTTAGCAATGACAACAGGTGCACTCATTGAGTTTCCTTCTCCAAGGCCTTTCGCACCAAGCGGTGTAATTGGCGAAGGTGTCTCAATATGTTTGATAGTCACTCTCGGTATTTCTGTTGCTGTAGGACATAAATAATCCATAAATGATCCAGTTAAAAACTGGCCTTTATCATCGTAGACGAGCTCTTCATACATGGCCCCACCAAGCCCATGCACAAGGCCTCCTAAAATTTGCCCGTTGGCAATAAGTGGATTTAGCAATTTACCAGCATCATGGACAGTGTAATAATCAAGAATATGGATTTCTCCTGTTTCCGGATCGATTTCCACCGTCACTAAATCCGCTACAAAACCATACGTAATCGACGAGTTAATAAGGTCATTATCATCCGGCGGCTCTGCTTGAGCTGTGTAATAAGCTGTTTCATAAATGCCTGGCTCCATTCCTTTCGGCAACGAAAGCGGATTCCAATGTGCTGATCCTGCCACTCGTTTAATGGATATGGATTTAGATGGATCCGTTTTTGAAATAATTTGACCATTTTTTATTGTTAAATCATTTTCGTCAATCTGTAAAAAGTGTGCTGCAATTTTAATGAGCTTGCGCTTTACTTTTTGCGCTGCGTAGTAAACGGCACTGGAGCCGAGTGACGCAAAACGGCTTGAATAACTTCCAGATGCGATGGACCATGCGCTTGTAGCCGTATCGAGTTCAGCAACAACGTTAATTTTGTCATGTGGAATGCCTAGTATTTCTGAAACGATTTGGCTTGCGACAGTTTCATGCCCTTGGCCGGTAGGAGTGGTGCTGATGCGGACATTTACATTTCCCATCGGATCGATCGAAATCGTCGCCGCTTCTGTACAGCCCGATTTTGGTAATCCCGCTTTCCTTTCTTCTGGAGTCAAGGCAATCGTAATGTACCCCATATTGGAACCAGATGGTTCAACGATGACCGCTAATCCAACGCCAAGCAATTTTCCTTTCTTTCGCGCTTCCGCTTGTTTTTTGCGAAATTCTTCGTATTTCCCAATTTTTAATAATAGGTCAAACGCTTTTTCATAATCGCCGCTATCATACACTCCGCCAGACGCTGTTTTGTAAGGGAACTGTTCTTTTTTAATTAAATTCCGTCTAATTACATCAGCCGGGTCCATTTCTAATTCATCAGCAATCATTTGCATGATCCGTTCAAGAGGAAAATACGTTTCCTGGCCGCCGTATCCTCGGATGAGACCAGTTGGCAATTTATTCGTCATTACTGCATAAGCATCAATCATTAAGTTTGGAATGTCATAGGCACCTGTTGTGTTTGCGTGGTTCCGATATAGACAAGCAGGTTCCGGCGCCCGGATGTACGCACCGACATTGTCTATCATTTTCATTTTTAAGCCGAGCACTTTTCCGTCATTTTTCACTGCCGCTTCAATATACGTCACGCGATCGGTACAACTTGAACTGGCTGCCAAGTGTTCCTGCCGATCTTCTATCCATTTCACCGGACATCCTACGAGACGACTGACCACCGAGCAAAGTACGATGTAAGGAAATATACCTGCTTTAATTCCATAGCTACCGCCGATATCTTTCGGAATGATGATCCGCAACCGGTTGCTTGGCACTTTCAGCGCACCAGCCATAATCGAATGGAGAACAAACGGACCGTGGAAATTTGCATGAACCGTGTAACTATCCGTGCTTTCCTCATATTGCGCAATAACACCGTATGTTTCGACTGGCGTCGCGGAATATTTCGGAAAATGAAAGCGGTGTTTTATAATTCTGTCCGCTTGCTGAAATGCCTTATCAACATCCCCGTAGTGAAACGTTCGGTGATTGGCGATGTTCGAGCCGACATTTTCATGTAAAATAGACGCTCCTTCTTCGAGTGCGCGCTCAATGTCTACAACCGGTTCGAGCGTTTCATATTTCACCTTAATTTTTTCTAGAGCATCCTCCGCAATATAGCGGTTTTTTGCTACTACAACCGCTACCGGCTCGCCAACGTAACGCACTTTATCAATAGCAATTGGATAGTATTGGACAGGCGCACTTACTCCAACACTGAAAGGATTTACCAATGGTTGAACATCTTTACCTGTGACTACGCCTTTCACTCCCGGAATCTCTAATGCTTCAGAATAATCAATGGAGACGATCTTTGCGTGAGGATAAGGACTTCTTAAAATCGCCACATGAGCTGTATTAGGCGGTGTTCCGATATCATCAATGTATTTTCCCTGCCCGGTCAGCAGCCTTTTATCTTCTACACGTGTCACTCTTTTGCCAATCACTTTGCCCATTTAACTTTACCTCCTTCCGAAGAAGCTGCTCATAGTCTTCCGGCGTATCGATATCACCAGGAAATGGTTTATCGATTCTTGCAAAACATATCTTATTTGCGAACGTTTTTAAAACGGATCTCGCACCTTCATCCCCTGTTACATTGAAAAGATGCGGAAACATCGAGCAATCAAACAGAACAGGATGCCCTCTTTTCGATTGATAGCTTGCTTGAACAATGGGAGCCCCCTCATTCGATTCATAACATCCGATAACCGCATCGATATCATCTGATGAGACAAGCGGCTGGTCACCGAGCAATACAACGGCAGCAGCAGCCGTTGAAGGTAGATTCATCAATCCCGCTTTTAACGATGTTGACATTCCTTGTCCTGCTTGTTCATTCAAAACCAGTTTGCTCACGCACGACCTAGAAACTTCATTTCTAAGCTCGGCAATCTCGGGGTTGACTACGACAACCACACCGCTTAAACGTGACTTCACACTTTCATCAATTACATGCCGGATAATGGATTTACCTTTGTACGGAAGAAGCAGCTTGGGTTTTCCCATGCGCTTTGAAAAACCTGAGGCTAAAATAATTCCCCATATGTTCTTTCCCATCTAAATAAACTGGCACCTCCTTCATACAGAGTGCGCCATAGATGACAGTTGCGACAGCTTCTTTCCAGTTCCCCCTCTATATACCATCATGATTTCAGCCAAAATACTGAGAGCGATTTCTTCTGGCGTTTTGGCTCCGATATCGAGTCCAATCGGACTGTGGATGCGACGGGTGTTTTCATTGGTTATGAGGATGTTGCTTGTCGCAATCAATCTATCCGTTCTTTTTCTCGGTCCTAATAGTCCGATGTAAGCCGCATCTGAATTTAAAATAGATTCTAAAATTTCCCTATCATTCAAGAAATTATGTGTCATTATGACAACATATGAATTTTCATGAAGTGAAACGTTTGGTACACTGCCGGCAGGATATACATGAATGAAATCGGCTTCTTGAAAATTCTGTTCATTGCAATAAGATGGGCGATAATCGAGCACAGTAACTAGCCAATTCAAATTTTTCGCCATTTTGACTAGTGGAATGGCATCGGGGCCTGCGCCGAAAACGACAAGATGAGGCGGCGGACTTGTTGATTCATAATACACATACAAATCTTGCTCGCCGCCTAAATACACCATTTCATTTTTCAAATTCTTTCTTCTCATCATATAATCGTCAGCAATCTCATAAATAGAGATAGGTAGGTCATTATTGTCAAAAGCATCATCAATAACCCACATTTTCCCTTGCAGCGATTCGTCTTTCGCTTTCACAATAGTGACAGTGTGCAACGTTTTCTGCAGGGAGTCTGAAAAGTAACGATCAATCATTGCTGCCTTTTCAGGTTGTTTAGCAGGAAGATATGGCTGTAAAAAAATATTCATTTTTCCGTTGCAACCAACCCCAAGTCCCCAAACGATGTCATCGTCTCCGTAAAAATCGTAATGGATGACTGCCGGTTTTCCAGTTTCAAGAACTTTCATGGCATGTTCAATAACATCTGATTCAACGCATCCGCCACTTAAAAGCCCAGTGAGCTTCCGGTCTTCGGAAATAAAGCATTTTGCTCCCGTTTTTTGATAAGTAGAGCCTTCTGTCGAAATGATCGTTCCCAGTACACCTGAAAGCCCTTCCTTTTTGCAACGTTTCAATTCTTTATTTATCGCAATCACGGCTTCACCCCCCTTTCCTGAAAATAGAATTGATCCCGATATTC contains:
- a CDS encoding nucleotidyltransferase family protein, translating into MGKNIWGIILASGFSKRMGKPKLLLPYKGKSIIRHVIDESVKSRLSGVVVVVNPEIAELRNEVSRSCVSKLVLNEQAGQGMSTSLKAGLMNLPSTAAAAVVLLGDQPLVSSDDIDAVIGCYESNEGAPIVQASYQSKRGHPVLFDCSMFPHLFNVTGDEGARSVLKTFANKICFARIDKPFPGDIDTPEDYEQLLRKEVKLNGQSDWQKSDTCRR
- a CDS encoding XdhC/CoxI family protein → MIAINKELKRCKKEGLSGVLGTIISTEGSTYQKTGAKCFISEDRKLTGLLSGGCVESDVIEHAMKVLETGKPAVIHYDFYGDDDIVWGLGVGCNGKMNIFLQPYLPAKQPEKAAMIDRYFSDSLQKTLHTVTIVKAKDESLQGKMWVIDDAFDNNDLPISIYEIADDYMMRRKNLKNEMVYLGGEQDLYVYYESTSPPPHLVVFGAGPDAIPLVKMAKNLNWLVTVLDYRPSYCNEQNFQEADFIHVYPAGSVPNVSLHENSYVVIMTHNFLNDREILESILNSDAAYIGLLGPRKRTDRLIATSNILITNENTRRIHSPIGLDIGAKTPEEIALSILAEIMMVYRGGTGKKLSQLSSMAHSV